A genomic stretch from Mastacembelus armatus chromosome 7, fMasArm1.2, whole genome shotgun sequence includes:
- the tmco4 gene encoding transmembrane and coiled-coil domain-containing protein 4 isoform X2, which produces MMLWDLVSFSVKDGQYDARARVLIRHVSCLLRVSPQQLGEFEETLGEQLREGGEESEEESSRRLKRERGRKLRRYLLIGLATVGGGTVIGVTGGLAAPLVAAGASAVLGAGGAAALGSATGIAIMASLFGAAGAGLTGYKMNKCVGAIEEFEFLPLSSGKHLHLTIAVTGWLCSGKYSSFQAPWCSLGECGEQYCLVWESRFLKDLGSAMTSLLDGLVSIVAQEALKYTVLSGIVTALTWPASLLAAASVIDHPWCVCLNRSAEVGKHLAQVLRSRQQGKRPVSLIGFSLGARVIYYCLQELASDQGSEGMVEDVILLGAPVDGSEKAWERMARVVAGKIVNGYCRGDWLLGFLYRSSAAQLSVAGLQPINIRDQRIINVDLSSVVKGHLDYMRQMDTILVAVGVPTKEVPGASFAISQPVTVKKRTVDNPDRTINEQQVTETHDRTAEKAETCTEESEDMNNVPEEDMGDGWDIPDISDLLDTLNDTESENQVTAMNDVPLTSEENATNNNRSSAVSAQCDAVVEADPDNEHISWSWDDTHWTAEHKQKQKQPNW; this is translated from the exons ATGATGTTATGG GATCTGGTGTCTTTTTCTGTCAAAGATG GCCAGTATGATGCCAGAGCGCGGGTTCTCATCCGTCATGTCAGCTGTCTGCTACGAGTCTCACCACAGCAGCTGGGGGAGTTTGAAGAAACACTGGGAGAGCAGCTaagggaaggaggagaagagagcgA AGAGGAGTCCTCTCGGCGgctgaagagagaaagagggcgAAAGTTACGACGTTACCTCCTCATTGGACTGGCGACTGTGGGCGGGGGAACTGTGATTG GTGTGACAGGTGGACTTGCAGCCCCTTTGGTGGCAGCAGGGGCCAGTGCTGTGCTAGGGGCTGGAGGGGCTGCAGCCCTGGGCTCAGCCACTGGCATTGCAATCATGGCCTCTCTGTTTGGAGCAGCAGGGGCTGGATTGACTG GCTATAAGATGAATAAGTGTGTTGGGGCGATAGAGGAATTTGAATTCCTGCCATTAAGCTCTGGGAAGCATCTTCACCTAACCATTGCAGTGACAGGTTGGCTCTGCAGTGGGAAATACA GTTCCTTCCAGGCCCCATGGTGCAGCCTGGGTGAGTGTGGAGAACAGTACTGCCTAGTGTGGGAGTCACGTTTCCTCAAGGATCTGGGCTCAGCCATGACTTCTCTGTTGGATGGGCTAGTCAGCATTGTGGCCCAGGAAGCCCTCAAGTACACAGTGCTCTCAG GTATTGTGACAGCTCTGACATGGCCTGCATCTTTGCTGGCAGCGGCCAGCGTTATTGACCACCCCTggtgtgtttgtctgaaccGCTCAGCTGAGGTGGGGAAACATCTGGCCCAGGTTTTGAGAAGCAGACAGCAG GGCAAGCGCCCTGTCAGTCTTATAGGTTTCAGTCTTGGGGCCAGAGTTATCTACTACTGTCTACAGGAGCTTGCCAGTGATCAAG GTAGTGAAGGAATGGTGGAAGATGTTATCCTCCTGGGGGCCCCAGTGGATGGCTCTGAAAAGGCCTGGGAAAGAATGGCTAGAGTAGTAGCGGGAAAAATAGTAAATGGATACTGCAG AGGGGACTGGCTTTTGGGGTTCTTGTACCGAAGTTCTGCTGCACAGCTGTCTGTTGCTGGGCTACAGCCAATCAACATCCGGGATCAGCGAATAATAAACGTAGATCTTTCCTCTGTG GTGAAAGGTCACTTGGACTATATGCGTCAGATGGACACCATCTTGGTGGCAGTAGGAGTTCCCACCAAAGAGGTCCCTGGAGCCTCTTTTGCTATTTCTCAGCCTGTAACAGTTAAAAAGAGGACAGTGGACAACCCTGACAGAACCATCAATGAGCAACAAGTGACTGAGACACACGACAGAACAGCTGAGAAAGCTGAGACTTGTACAGAAGAAAGTGAAGACATGAACAATGTGCCAGAGGAGGACATGGGTGACGGCTGGGATATTCCTGATATTTCAGACCTGCTGGACACTTTGAACGACACAGAATCAGAGAATCAAGTCACAGCCATGAACGATGTACCACTTACTTCTGAGGAGAATGCCACTAATAACAACAGATCATCTGCTGTGAGTGCCCAGTGTGATGCTGTAGTGGAGGCTGACCCAGATAATGAGCACATATCATGGAGTTGGGATGATACACACTGGACTGCagagcacaaacaaaaacaaaagcagccaaACTGGTAA
- the tmco4 gene encoding transmembrane and coiled-coil domain-containing protein 4 isoform X1 → MDGKQSSKDTKFDPDPGGARTQHVPCDQSPEKIISRQLTEQGRFAFAALCGVSLGQLFAGSENSVFREQYLQGLVHWLDLDESVMPVMRAFLSGLGFEGSDTFLSILQAEPLLATGATSLTQDLVSFSVKDGQYDARARVLIRHVSCLLRVSPQQLGEFEETLGEQLREGGEESEEESSRRLKRERGRKLRRYLLIGLATVGGGTVIGVTGGLAAPLVAAGASAVLGAGGAAALGSATGIAIMASLFGAAGAGLTGYKMNKCVGAIEEFEFLPLSSGKHLHLTIAVTGWLCSGKYSSFQAPWCSLGECGEQYCLVWESRFLKDLGSAMTSLLDGLVSIVAQEALKYTVLSGIVTALTWPASLLAAASVIDHPWCVCLNRSAEVGKHLAQVLRSRQQGKRPVSLIGFSLGARVIYYCLQELASDQGSEGMVEDVILLGAPVDGSEKAWERMARVVAGKIVNGYCRGDWLLGFLYRSSAAQLSVAGLQPINIRDQRIINVDLSSVVKGHLDYMRQMDTILVAVGVPTKEVPGASFAISQPVTVKKRTVDNPDRTINEQQVTETHDRTAEKAETCTEESEDMNNVPEEDMGDGWDIPDISDLLDTLNDTESENQVTAMNDVPLTSEENATNNNRSSAVSAQCDAVVEADPDNEHISWSWDDTHWTAEHKQKQKQPNW, encoded by the exons ATGGAcggaaaacaaagcagcaagGACACCAAATTTGACCCAG ACCCAGGAGGGGCCAGAACACAACATGTCCCATGTGACCAAAGCCCAGAGAAAATTATAAGCAGGCAGCTGACTGAACAGGGCAGGTTTGCTTTTGCTGCACTTTGTGGTGTCTCTTTGGGTCAGTTATTCGCTGGATCTGAAAACAG cGTGTTCAGGGAGCAGTACCTGCAGGGTTTGGTCCACTGGCTGGACTTGGATGAGTCGGTGATGCCCGTTATGCGAGCTTTCCTGTCAGGTCTGGGCTTCGAGGGCTCCGACACCTTTCTCTCCATTTTGCAGGCTGAACCTCTGCTGGCTACAGGGGCCACCTCACTCACACAG GATCTGGTGTCTTTTTCTGTCAAAGATG GCCAGTATGATGCCAGAGCGCGGGTTCTCATCCGTCATGTCAGCTGTCTGCTACGAGTCTCACCACAGCAGCTGGGGGAGTTTGAAGAAACACTGGGAGAGCAGCTaagggaaggaggagaagagagcgA AGAGGAGTCCTCTCGGCGgctgaagagagaaagagggcgAAAGTTACGACGTTACCTCCTCATTGGACTGGCGACTGTGGGCGGGGGAACTGTGATTG GTGTGACAGGTGGACTTGCAGCCCCTTTGGTGGCAGCAGGGGCCAGTGCTGTGCTAGGGGCTGGAGGGGCTGCAGCCCTGGGCTCAGCCACTGGCATTGCAATCATGGCCTCTCTGTTTGGAGCAGCAGGGGCTGGATTGACTG GCTATAAGATGAATAAGTGTGTTGGGGCGATAGAGGAATTTGAATTCCTGCCATTAAGCTCTGGGAAGCATCTTCACCTAACCATTGCAGTGACAGGTTGGCTCTGCAGTGGGAAATACA GTTCCTTCCAGGCCCCATGGTGCAGCCTGGGTGAGTGTGGAGAACAGTACTGCCTAGTGTGGGAGTCACGTTTCCTCAAGGATCTGGGCTCAGCCATGACTTCTCTGTTGGATGGGCTAGTCAGCATTGTGGCCCAGGAAGCCCTCAAGTACACAGTGCTCTCAG GTATTGTGACAGCTCTGACATGGCCTGCATCTTTGCTGGCAGCGGCCAGCGTTATTGACCACCCCTggtgtgtttgtctgaaccGCTCAGCTGAGGTGGGGAAACATCTGGCCCAGGTTTTGAGAAGCAGACAGCAG GGCAAGCGCCCTGTCAGTCTTATAGGTTTCAGTCTTGGGGCCAGAGTTATCTACTACTGTCTACAGGAGCTTGCCAGTGATCAAG GTAGTGAAGGAATGGTGGAAGATGTTATCCTCCTGGGGGCCCCAGTGGATGGCTCTGAAAAGGCCTGGGAAAGAATGGCTAGAGTAGTAGCGGGAAAAATAGTAAATGGATACTGCAG AGGGGACTGGCTTTTGGGGTTCTTGTACCGAAGTTCTGCTGCACAGCTGTCTGTTGCTGGGCTACAGCCAATCAACATCCGGGATCAGCGAATAATAAACGTAGATCTTTCCTCTGTG GTGAAAGGTCACTTGGACTATATGCGTCAGATGGACACCATCTTGGTGGCAGTAGGAGTTCCCACCAAAGAGGTCCCTGGAGCCTCTTTTGCTATTTCTCAGCCTGTAACAGTTAAAAAGAGGACAGTGGACAACCCTGACAGAACCATCAATGAGCAACAAGTGACTGAGACACACGACAGAACAGCTGAGAAAGCTGAGACTTGTACAGAAGAAAGTGAAGACATGAACAATGTGCCAGAGGAGGACATGGGTGACGGCTGGGATATTCCTGATATTTCAGACCTGCTGGACACTTTGAACGACACAGAATCAGAGAATCAAGTCACAGCCATGAACGATGTACCACTTACTTCTGAGGAGAATGCCACTAATAACAACAGATCATCTGCTGTGAGTGCCCAGTGTGATGCTGTAGTGGAGGCTGACCCAGATAATGAGCACATATCATGGAGTTGGGATGATACACACTGGACTGCagagcacaaacaaaaacaaaagcagccaaACTGGTAA